One window of Candidatus Nitrospira kreftii genomic DNA carries:
- a CDS encoding Protein HflC — protein sequence MTKQGIIITLLAVTVALFVLGASPLFVVDVIQTAIVVQLGKPVRTITEPGLYVKVPFVQEVTYFEKRLLDYDSNAQDVITQDKKTLLLDNFAKWRITDPLRVYQAFQSQRGALQRLNDIIYSELRVELGRHELLEIVSSTRADIMRVVTERAKEKASVYGIDIQDVRIKRADLPEQNEKAVFARMQAERERQAKQYRAEGAEEAQKIRSEAEKDREIILAQAYKESEELRGGGDAKAFRIYADAYKQDPKFFEFTRSMEAYKSVFKDSSTLVMSPDSEFFKYLKQR from the coding sequence ATGACAAAGCAGGGCATCATCATCACATTGCTGGCCGTCACCGTCGCCCTGTTTGTGCTCGGAGCCTCGCCCCTCTTCGTGGTCGATGTGATCCAGACCGCTATCGTCGTCCAGCTGGGCAAACCCGTGCGCACTATCACGGAGCCTGGACTGTACGTGAAGGTGCCGTTCGTGCAGGAAGTCACGTACTTCGAGAAACGTTTACTGGATTACGATTCGAACGCGCAGGACGTCATTACCCAAGACAAGAAGACGCTGCTGTTGGATAACTTTGCCAAATGGCGGATTACCGATCCATTAAGGGTCTACCAGGCGTTCCAGAGTCAACGCGGTGCGCTCCAGCGGTTGAACGATATTATCTATTCCGAGCTCCGGGTCGAATTGGGTCGCCATGAGCTGCTAGAGATCGTTTCCAGCACCAGGGCTGACATCATGCGGGTAGTCACCGAACGCGCGAAGGAGAAGGCGTCGGTGTACGGCATCGACATTCAGGATGTGCGAATCAAACGGGCCGACTTACCGGAACAGAACGAGAAGGCTGTTTTTGCCCGTATGCAGGCGGAGCGGGAACGGCAAGCCAAGCAGTATCGAGCGGAAGGGGCGGAAGAAGCACAAAAAATTCGGTCAGAGGCCGAGAAAGACCGAGAGATTATCCTCGCCCAAGCCTACAAGGAATCAGAAGAGCTGCGTGGCGGCGGCGATGCCAAGGCATTTCGGATCTATGCCGATGCTTACAAGCAAGACCCGAAGTTCTTTGAGTTTACCCGCTCGATGGAAGCCTATAAGAGCGTGTTTAAAGATAGCTCGACCCTGGTGATGAGTCCAGATTCAGAATTCTTCAAATATCTCAAACAACGCTGA
- a CDS encoding Protein HflK: protein MVWDPKDPWGKKSDPLEEALKQAQSQLKDLFPAGGLKNLLPSGGAWNIIIAGLLILLVWQSVFIVAPDEEGVVKRFGVPVRAAEPGPHFKIPFVETVLQPKVEKLYRVEIGFRTSQQGRQQMVPQEALMLTGDMNILGIEFIVQYKIKEAREFLFNVADIHETIGKAAEASMREVVGKSKIDEALTTGKAVIQADTMVLLQTILDQYKSGVQIAAIQLQDVNPPDAVAAAFKDVTNAKEDREKLINQAQGYRNDIIPRAKGEAAELVNRARGFAQARLNRAQGETNRFLATLKEYNQAKDVISKRIYIETLEEILPNVEKVIIDGKGGERVLPYLPLDRLSRSPSTTVVKPAPQQEVEEPRPEPPVTLRPRGTRP, encoded by the coding sequence ATGGTCTGGGACCCAAAAGATCCATGGGGCAAAAAGTCTGACCCGCTTGAGGAGGCGCTCAAGCAGGCCCAGTCTCAACTCAAAGATTTGTTTCCAGCCGGCGGATTGAAGAATCTTCTTCCATCAGGCGGTGCCTGGAATATCATCATTGCCGGCTTGCTGATTCTACTGGTTTGGCAAAGTGTGTTCATCGTCGCCCCTGACGAGGAAGGGGTCGTAAAACGCTTCGGTGTGCCGGTCCGCGCCGCAGAGCCAGGTCCTCACTTCAAGATTCCCTTTGTAGAAACCGTCCTCCAGCCGAAGGTCGAGAAGCTCTACCGAGTGGAAATCGGCTTCCGCACCTCCCAACAAGGGCGCCAGCAGATGGTACCCCAAGAAGCCCTCATGCTGACCGGTGATATGAACATCCTCGGGATCGAGTTCATCGTCCAATATAAGATTAAGGAAGCCCGTGAGTTTCTCTTCAATGTGGCAGATATCCATGAAACCATCGGAAAGGCGGCTGAAGCTTCTATGCGGGAAGTGGTCGGTAAGAGCAAGATCGACGAAGCCTTGACCACCGGCAAAGCCGTGATCCAAGCAGACACGATGGTCTTGCTACAAACGATCCTCGATCAGTATAAGTCCGGCGTGCAGATTGCCGCCATACAACTCCAAGATGTCAATCCACCGGACGCGGTTGCCGCCGCATTCAAAGATGTCACCAACGCCAAAGAAGACCGCGAAAAGCTGATCAACCAAGCGCAAGGGTACCGCAACGACATCATTCCAAGAGCCAAAGGTGAAGCCGCGGAACTGGTGAACCGGGCAAGAGGGTTTGCACAGGCCCGGCTCAATCGTGCCCAAGGCGAGACAAACCGGTTCCTTGCCACCCTAAAAGAGTACAACCAGGCGAAGGATGTGATTAGCAAGCGAATTTACATCGAAACACTGGAGGAGATTCTTCCAAATGTGGAGAAGGTCATCATTGACGGCAAGGGTGGTGAGCGAGTGTTGCCCTATCTTCCGCTCGACCGTCTTTCTAGATCTCCGTCCACGACCGTGGTGAAACCTGCTCCTCAACAAGAAGTTGAAGAGCCAAGGCCTGAGCCGCCTGTCACCCTCAGACCGAGAGGGACCAGACCATGA
- a CDS encoding Peptidase: MRNERQLRTFITTARPKFEDFLGQMVEVPSISMDSSHKEDIRRVSDLAVQYLVEMGAKAQVVETGGYPIVSGGWTVGAEYPTVTIYNHLDVQPAQEPEWKHPPFAFRNTHGLYQGRGATDDKGPALTALFGARYAIEQGVPINIRFLWELEEEIGSPHFSVGLRDRTAVPKPDSVIVSDTIWISKNRPAVPYGLRGLLGARLTLRTGEKDAHSGVTGGAARNPLAELMEVANACLDARTGRVKMPGFYTDVVEPSKEEIKSFLKSGFQINRFKEAYGFRSLRTQDPADVMRRIWACPTFEIHGLSGGYQGQGIKTVVPGHAELKVSMRLVPNQRPERVLALLKKHVAKVNPSVRVEREGMLHPYKGSFSGPYVDCVKRAIRAGFGKDPAFVREGGSIGAVVTMQNTWKVPILFMGLSLPEHGYHAPNEYYDWGQASGGMKAFTHYFEQLAKMEKR; the protein is encoded by the coding sequence ATGAGGAATGAGCGGCAACTTCGGACCTTCATCACGACGGCACGACCGAAGTTTGAGGATTTCTTGGGTCAGATGGTGGAAGTGCCGTCAATCAGCATGGACTCATCTCACAAGGAAGATATCCGACGCGTGTCAGATTTGGCTGTGCAGTATTTGGTTGAGATGGGTGCCAAGGCTCAGGTTGTCGAGACCGGTGGGTATCCCATCGTCTCTGGGGGGTGGACAGTAGGGGCGGAGTATCCAACCGTCACAATCTACAATCACCTGGACGTGCAGCCTGCCCAAGAGCCGGAATGGAAGCATCCGCCGTTCGCGTTTAGGAACACACATGGCCTCTATCAGGGCCGAGGGGCTACCGACGACAAGGGGCCGGCTCTGACAGCTCTGTTCGGTGCTCGATATGCCATCGAGCAAGGTGTCCCGATCAATATTCGGTTCCTGTGGGAACTGGAAGAAGAAATCGGGAGTCCTCATTTTAGTGTAGGGCTTCGAGACCGCACGGCGGTGCCGAAGCCGGATTCCGTGATCGTCTCGGACACCATCTGGATTTCGAAGAATCGACCTGCCGTGCCGTACGGCTTGCGCGGGTTGCTCGGCGCCAGATTGACTCTGCGAACCGGTGAAAAAGATGCACACTCAGGTGTGACCGGAGGAGCTGCGCGGAACCCGCTAGCCGAGTTGATGGAGGTTGCGAACGCGTGCCTTGATGCGAGGACTGGTCGAGTGAAGATGCCGGGTTTTTATACTGATGTGGTTGAGCCGAGCAAAGAGGAGATTAAGAGTTTCCTCAAATCCGGCTTTCAGATAAATCGCTTCAAAGAAGCGTACGGGTTTCGATCTCTTCGTACGCAGGATCCAGCAGACGTCATGCGTCGGATCTGGGCATGTCCAACTTTTGAAATTCATGGGCTCAGCGGGGGCTATCAAGGACAAGGAATTAAAACAGTGGTGCCTGGTCATGCCGAGCTCAAGGTCAGTATGCGCCTTGTACCGAACCAAAGACCCGAGAGGGTATTGGCTTTGTTGAAAAAGCATGTTGCGAAGGTGAATCCCAGTGTAAGGGTCGAACGAGAAGGTATGCTGCACCCATACAAAGGCAGTTTTTCTGGACCTTATGTGGATTGCGTGAAGCGCGCCATACGAGCAGGGTTTGGGAAGGATCCAGCATTTGTGCGCGAGGGAGGATCTATTGGTGCGGTCGTCACGATGCAGAATACTTGGAAAGTCCCTATCCTTTTCATGGGCTTAAGCTTGCCGGAACATGGATATCACGCTCCAAACGAGTATTATGACTGGGGTCAGGCTTCAGGTGGAATGAAGGCCTTTACTCACTACTTTGAACAGTTGGCCAAGATGGAAAAACGGTAG
- a CDS encoding hypothetical protein (conserved membrane protein of unknown function) gives MVIEQFQADIQVLKNGELLVTETIRPRFTGLWNGLKRDIPVEYRTPQGFNYTLLVDLVSVTDEHQSPLKYESSRERHYKIFKIWLPGAQDTTKTLILTYKVSNGLKYFEDHDELYWNVTGDEWDVPIESAGARVLLPAGTTGVKALAFTGTYGAREQQADVRITGPEILYHMTRPLGFREGLTAVVGWDKGVVAGPDSFQQAGMVIQSNWPVAFPVVIFGLMLYLWYTRGRDPRRRPITVAYEPPEKLTPAELGTLIDNSPDLRDITATLVDLAVRGFLRIEERQESRLLGLWSDTTFHLHRLKAPSEWTDLRQHEQEIMKGIFSSSTDDVVALSELKNRFYIYLNGIRASLFKQLLSRGYYASRPDRVKQVYMALAIVVAIASFFGSIILQNSYGIALQTSFLSGLAASLIVLGFGWFMPARTTRGARALEQILGFEEFLTRVESDRFQRVIKTPQMFEQFLPFAMALGVEQNWVRAFEGIYTTPPTWYQGANLADFRPGRFVGSLSQMSATTGSVMTSAPRSSGGSGFSSGGSSGGRSGGGFGGGGGSGF, from the coding sequence ATGGTTATCGAGCAGTTTCAGGCGGACATTCAGGTCCTCAAGAACGGAGAACTTCTCGTCACTGAAACCATTCGTCCTCGCTTCACCGGATTATGGAACGGGTTGAAGCGCGACATCCCAGTCGAATATCGAACACCGCAGGGTTTCAATTACACCTTGTTGGTGGATCTCGTGAGCGTAACAGACGAGCACCAGAGTCCGCTGAAATACGAAAGCTCTCGCGAGCGACATTATAAGATATTCAAAATCTGGTTGCCGGGCGCTCAGGACACCACAAAGACACTGATTCTCACGTACAAAGTTTCGAACGGGCTCAAATATTTTGAGGACCATGATGAGCTGTATTGGAATGTGACCGGCGATGAATGGGATGTCCCGATTGAGTCAGCAGGCGCGCGGGTCCTCCTGCCAGCAGGGACCACCGGCGTCAAGGCGCTCGCATTCACCGGCACCTACGGTGCGCGGGAGCAACAGGCAGACGTGCGCATCACAGGCCCGGAGATTCTCTACCACATGACGCGTCCGCTTGGCTTTCGCGAAGGACTCACCGCCGTAGTTGGGTGGGACAAAGGCGTGGTCGCCGGGCCTGATTCCTTCCAGCAGGCCGGCATGGTTATCCAATCTAATTGGCCAGTGGCATTTCCAGTCGTCATCTTTGGCCTGATGCTCTATCTCTGGTACACACGCGGGCGAGATCCGCGACGGCGTCCGATCACCGTCGCCTATGAACCGCCGGAAAAGCTGACACCGGCGGAGCTCGGCACGTTGATCGACAATTCTCCGGATCTTCGCGATATCACCGCCACCCTCGTGGATCTGGCGGTCCGCGGGTTTCTCCGGATTGAAGAACGCCAAGAGTCTCGACTGCTCGGGCTCTGGTCCGATACCACCTTCCATCTCCACCGGCTCAAGGCCCCTTCCGAATGGACGGATTTACGGCAGCATGAACAAGAGATTATGAAGGGGATCTTCTCAAGCAGCACTGACGATGTCGTCGCTCTATCCGAATTGAAGAACCGCTTCTATATCTATCTGAATGGAATCAGGGCTTCACTCTTCAAACAACTGCTGAGCCGTGGGTACTATGCGAGCCGTCCGGATCGTGTCAAACAAGTCTACATGGCCCTCGCTATTGTGGTCGCCATCGCCTCGTTCTTCGGATCCATCATTCTGCAGAATTCCTATGGGATCGCGCTCCAGACCAGTTTCCTTTCAGGGTTGGCCGCGAGTCTCATCGTTCTAGGGTTCGGCTGGTTCATGCCGGCCCGGACCACCCGTGGCGCACGAGCACTCGAGCAAATCCTCGGCTTCGAAGAATTTTTGACCCGTGTGGAATCGGATCGCTTTCAGCGAGTGATTAAAACTCCCCAGATGTTCGAGCAGTTCCTCCCTTTCGCGATGGCGTTGGGCGTTGAGCAGAATTGGGTCCGCGCCTTCGAAGGCATTTACACGACGCCGCCTACCTGGTATCAAGGAGCGAACCTCGCAGACTTTCGTCCCGGTCGTTTTGTCGGGAGCCTCTCGCAGATGTCGGCCACCACCGGATCGGTCATGACCTCCGCCCCTAGGAGTTCCGGCGGATCCGGGTTTAGCAGCGGCGGATCATCGGGGGGGAGATCAGGAGGAGGGTTCGGCGGAGGAGGCGGCAGCGGATTTTGA
- a CDS encoding hypothetical protein (conserved protein of unknown function) yields MPRLDTEVMQQPFSLIVVLLVALSAGCAGSQGFNRAAMNEVLHIDHALNQGNRAPSSLGSPPSLPFRFGIFFADHNFPNHQSLRKVEWLSADREQLLQSLAPLQDQRILTDIFVLIDSTVHMANIPEIRQAGARYGADVVLVVDGAGAIDRYNNRYAWLYPTLIGAYLAPGTESDALVMATGSLWAVRSEWHTPIQTVEGVSKIVGSAVFVDDSAALEDAKKQAIQALGRGIVDQLQLWMQESPSPVPRLR; encoded by the coding sequence ATGCCAAGACTTGATACGGAGGTGATGCAGCAACCTTTCTCGCTTATCGTCGTGCTGCTGGTGGCACTATCGGCCGGTTGTGCCGGTAGCCAAGGCTTCAATCGGGCCGCGATGAACGAAGTCCTGCACATCGATCATGCCTTGAATCAAGGTAACCGTGCTCCATCGAGCCTAGGCTCCCCTCCCTCGCTCCCGTTTCGCTTCGGGATCTTTTTTGCCGATCACAATTTCCCGAATCATCAGTCCCTCAGAAAAGTCGAATGGCTCAGCGCAGACAGGGAACAACTGCTCCAAAGCCTGGCCCCATTGCAAGATCAGCGAATACTGACGGACATCTTTGTCTTGATAGATTCAACTGTTCACATGGCAAATATCCCTGAGATCAGGCAAGCCGGTGCGCGGTATGGCGCGGACGTCGTGTTGGTCGTCGATGGCGCCGGAGCGATTGATCGGTACAACAACCGCTATGCATGGCTCTATCCGACTCTGATCGGTGCCTATCTCGCTCCAGGCACTGAAAGCGACGCACTTGTGATGGCTACAGGCAGCCTGTGGGCTGTGCGCTCCGAATGGCACACTCCCATCCAGACAGTCGAAGGAGTGTCGAAGATAGTGGGGTCGGCGGTGTTCGTCGACGATAGCGCAGCTCTTGAAGATGCAAAAAAGCAAGCCATCCAAGCACTGGGCAGAGGCATCGTCGATCAGCTCCAACTCTGGATGCAAGAGTCCCCGTCTCCCGTCCCCCGGTTACGGTGA
- a CDS encoding Protein LemA: MVWIVLAVMAICALFVIGIYNSLVRLRVQSESAWADIDVQLKRRHDLIPNLVDTAKGYAGHEKQTLDAVISARNRAMSSATPSTKAEAEGVLTQSLKSLFALAEAYPQLRAVESFAQLQSSLNQIEEAVQNARRYYNAVVRDLNTQIQEFPSNTIANAFNFKTREFFELADATERAVPKVSFEQASR, encoded by the coding sequence ATGGTGTGGATCGTCTTAGCCGTCATGGCCATCTGTGCGCTGTTCGTCATCGGCATCTACAACAGCCTGGTGCGACTCAGAGTCCAGTCCGAAAGTGCATGGGCGGATATCGATGTACAGTTAAAGCGCCGACATGACTTGATCCCCAACCTAGTCGACACGGCAAAAGGCTACGCGGGGCATGAAAAGCAGACGCTTGATGCCGTCATCAGCGCACGCAACCGCGCAATGTCTTCTGCGACTCCCTCCACCAAAGCAGAAGCCGAGGGCGTACTCACGCAATCATTGAAATCGTTATTTGCACTAGCAGAAGCGTATCCCCAACTGCGCGCCGTAGAAAGCTTCGCTCAGCTCCAGAGTTCGCTGAACCAGATTGAAGAGGCTGTGCAAAACGCGCGTCGTTACTACAACGCGGTAGTCCGCGACTTGAACACACAAATTCAGGAGTTTCCTTCCAACACCATCGCAAACGCCTTCAACTTCAAGACTCGCGAATTTTTCGAGCTTGCCGATGCGACCGAGCGGGCGGTACCGAAAGTCAGCTTCGAACAGGCTTCACGTTGA
- a CDS encoding Formate--tetrahydrofolate ligase, whose translation MTDLEIAQSVNSLNIIDIGSQLGVLAEELTPYGRDKAKVSLKTLDRLRDAPKGRYILVTAINPTPLGEGKTTTSIGLAMGLSRLGHRSAVTLRQPSLGPVFGVKGGGTGGGHAQVVPMEDINLHLTGDAHAVAVSHNLLSAFLDNHLFHGNALSIDPEHVTWPRTLSMNDRALREIILGEGTGGRRGQFVITEASEVMAVLALAKDPFELRARLGRILVGFTKSGNPVTAEQLNCVGSMAALLKDALMPNLVQTLEGTPAFVHTGPFGNLAHGNCSIVSDAIALRCADFVVTEAGFGSDLGAEKFFNIKCRASGFTPAVAVVVATLRALKLHGGGGAAKAGVQLPLSLTGPNQEALSKGIANLAQHIANVRAHGVPVVVAVNAFKGDPQDELDWVREQSVKMGAVDAAISTHWTDGGKGAEQLAAAVAKASENPGHFKYLYDLSWPIRKKIQTIAIQMYGAAGVHFEPGAERQIDAAEALGFGGLPVCMAKTPLSLSHDPALKGRPTGFTVPIRELRILAGSGFVTAVCSGIQLMPGLPKKPAGERIGLEPTSGKIVGLS comes from the coding sequence TTGACCGACCTCGAGATCGCGCAGTCCGTTAATTCCCTCAACATTATCGATATCGGTTCTCAGCTTGGAGTTCTTGCCGAAGAACTCACTCCCTACGGTCGAGATAAGGCAAAAGTTTCGCTTAAGACATTGGATCGGCTCAGAGATGCGCCAAAAGGGCGATACATTCTGGTTACGGCAATCAATCCCACACCCTTAGGAGAAGGAAAGACCACAACATCGATCGGTCTTGCGATGGGCCTTTCGCGTTTAGGGCATCGGAGTGCGGTTACCTTAAGGCAGCCCTCGCTGGGTCCCGTCTTTGGCGTTAAGGGGGGCGGGACAGGCGGAGGGCATGCTCAAGTCGTTCCAATGGAGGATATTAACCTTCATCTGACCGGGGATGCCCATGCGGTGGCTGTCAGCCATAATCTTCTCTCAGCGTTCCTTGATAACCATCTCTTTCATGGAAATGCACTCTCGATCGACCCAGAGCACGTGACGTGGCCTCGAACGCTGAGCATGAATGATCGGGCGCTTCGGGAAATCATACTTGGAGAAGGCACAGGCGGACGTCGAGGGCAGTTCGTCATCACCGAGGCTTCAGAGGTTATGGCCGTGTTGGCGCTAGCGAAGGATCCTTTCGAACTCCGCGCCCGGCTTGGCCGAATACTCGTGGGATTCACGAAGTCTGGTAATCCGGTCACGGCTGAACAGCTAAACTGCGTAGGGTCGATGGCGGCACTCCTCAAGGACGCACTCATGCCGAATCTGGTTCAGACACTCGAGGGTACCCCTGCTTTTGTCCATACTGGACCCTTCGGTAACCTCGCGCATGGCAATTGTTCGATCGTCTCTGATGCGATCGCGCTTCGATGTGCCGATTTTGTTGTGACGGAGGCCGGCTTCGGCAGCGATCTGGGGGCCGAGAAGTTTTTTAACATCAAATGTCGCGCATCGGGATTTACTCCGGCCGTAGCAGTAGTTGTGGCGACGTTACGCGCGCTGAAACTCCATGGAGGCGGAGGGGCTGCCAAAGCGGGGGTTCAGTTACCCTTGAGTCTAACCGGGCCAAACCAAGAAGCGTTGTCGAAGGGAATCGCCAATCTGGCACAACACATCGCTAATGTTCGGGCACACGGAGTGCCGGTGGTGGTTGCGGTCAATGCTTTTAAGGGGGACCCTCAGGACGAATTGGATTGGGTGCGGGAGCAGTCAGTGAAGATGGGAGCCGTAGATGCTGCAATCTCAACGCACTGGACCGATGGGGGGAAAGGGGCCGAGCAGCTCGCGGCGGCGGTGGCCAAGGCATCGGAGAACCCAGGTCATTTTAAGTATCTGTATGACCTATCTTGGCCAATCAGAAAGAAGATTCAGACCATTGCCATCCAGATGTATGGAGCGGCAGGTGTCCACTTTGAACCAGGGGCGGAACGTCAGATAGATGCTGCTGAGGCGTTGGGGTTCGGTGGGTTACCTGTTTGCATGGCAAAAACTCCGCTGTCGCTGTCCCATGACCCTGCGCTCAAAGGGAGACCGACCGGGTTTACAGTGCCGATTCGGGAGCTACGGATCTTGGCGGGATCCGGGTTTGTTACGGCTGTCTGCTCAGGAATTCAACTGATGCCGGGGTTGCCCAAGAAGCCAGCCGGTGAACGGATTGGCCTCGAACCGACAAGTGGAAAAATCGTGGGGCTGTCGTGA
- a CDS encoding hypothetical protein (conserved protein of unknown function), producing the protein MLTWTRLLTWLTGILLTLVGMGTSSLLWAEEPINVQRILEEPRIYHLRHVTMHGTARDVQPLAPYTVPNGDNCYGAYLFRLEEDDATIPVAVLGICGRPLVRDPDIEDGDRIEVSATIQAPSHGGYYLSFKGLKVVTEQEGVVQAVADRILPLVE; encoded by the coding sequence ATGTTGACCTGGACACGACTCCTCACTTGGCTCACGGGTATCCTGCTTACACTTGTCGGAATGGGCACATCGTCGCTCTTGTGGGCAGAAGAACCGATCAACGTCCAGCGCATACTCGAAGAACCACGCATCTACCATCTCCGGCACGTCACCATGCACGGCACTGCACGAGATGTGCAGCCGCTGGCTCCCTATACAGTACCCAATGGAGATAACTGTTATGGCGCGTATTTGTTTCGCTTGGAAGAGGACGATGCGACGATTCCGGTTGCGGTACTAGGCATTTGTGGCAGGCCTCTTGTCCGCGACCCTGACATCGAAGACGGAGATCGGATCGAAGTGAGTGCGACGATCCAGGCTCCAAGTCACGGCGGCTACTATCTGAGCTTCAAGGGATTGAAAGTGGTCACTGAACAAGAAGGCGTCGTGCAGGCAGTGGCCGATCGCATTCTTCCGCTCGTCGAGTAG
- a CDS encoding Divalent-cation tolerance protein CutA, with protein sequence MVTTANQNDAAKIADHVVRSRLAACASTIPTVHSTYWWEGKIMTDQESLVLIKTTSDKYLALQETIQHLHSYKVPEIIAIPLINGFPPYLEWVCRETS encoded by the coding sequence ATGGTCACCACAGCAAACCAAAATGATGCGGCTAAGATTGCTGACCACGTGGTGAGGTCTCGCCTAGCGGCGTGCGCATCAACTATTCCCACGGTGCATTCGACGTACTGGTGGGAAGGTAAAATCATGACTGATCAAGAATCGCTTGTGTTGATCAAGACGACTTCCGATAAATATCTGGCTCTACAGGAAACAATACAGCACCTTCATTCGTACAAGGTGCCGGAAATTATAGCGATTCCGTTAATCAATGGGTTCCCACCGTATCTTGAGTGGGTGTGCCGTGAGACCTCCTAG
- a CDS encoding hypothetical protein (conserved protein of unknown function) codes for MAQTTNQDGDSYTIVIFRGSTAKPLRFSFSRKLLRRLLVCVGLVVLADLLVVSHYVVRTGEVWELASFRSEAMSAREQTAAFTTAIDDLKKRIGAMNEVNQRLRVMLGIELPKTGDMANGRGGEEVPLPEEGTASSAQGSSVADPNSSSAKMGTVGASQHSAVGTDMSKNSADAVVSVKEGLDWLERAATAQERILRELSEAAEQRSTRWASTPSIWPVKGWVTSGFGPRISPFTEKPAWHDGLDIGAAPNTPVRAPAQGRITSTGYDPKLGNMVRVDHGYGVETVYGHLAKALVKEGQRVERGDVIALVGSSGLSTGPHLHYMVKVNGQALDPSKYILE; via the coding sequence ATGGCTCAAACGACTAATCAAGACGGTGATTCTTATACGATTGTAATCTTTAGGGGGTCCACTGCAAAGCCACTCCGTTTCAGCTTTTCGAGAAAACTCCTCCGTCGTTTGCTGGTCTGTGTTGGGCTGGTGGTTCTGGCCGACCTCCTTGTCGTGTCCCACTATGTTGTGAGAACGGGAGAAGTCTGGGAATTGGCCTCTTTCCGAAGTGAGGCTATGAGTGCGCGGGAGCAAACTGCGGCCTTCACGACTGCCATTGATGATTTGAAAAAGCGCATTGGAGCCATGAATGAGGTCAATCAGAGGCTTCGGGTCATGCTGGGAATAGAGCTCCCTAAGACCGGCGATATGGCGAATGGTCGAGGTGGTGAGGAGGTACCCCTTCCTGAGGAAGGGACCGCGTCCAGCGCACAGGGAAGTAGTGTGGCGGACCCAAATTCAAGCAGTGCTAAGATGGGGACGGTAGGGGCTAGTCAACACTCGGCCGTTGGTACGGACATGTCCAAGAATAGTGCCGATGCGGTCGTTTCGGTTAAGGAAGGCTTAGACTGGCTTGAGCGAGCAGCAACTGCACAAGAACGTATCTTGAGGGAGCTGTCAGAAGCAGCTGAACAGCGTTCCACCCGCTGGGCCTCGACGCCTTCTATATGGCCGGTCAAAGGTTGGGTTACGTCGGGGTTTGGCCCACGAATTTCTCCGTTCACTGAAAAGCCTGCTTGGCATGATGGATTGGACATCGGGGCTGCACCAAATACTCCGGTTCGTGCTCCAGCCCAGGGGCGGATTACGTCGACTGGATATGATCCTAAGCTTGGGAATATGGTTCGAGTGGACCACGGGTACGGGGTTGAAACAGTGTACGGACACTTGGCGAAGGCTTTGGTGAAAGAAGGTCAGAGAGTTGAGCGTGGCGATGTGATCGCGCTTGTTGGGAGTTCTGGACTATCTACCGGCCCTCACCTCCACTACATGGTCAAGGTAAATGGCCAAGCACTCGACCCGTCCAAATACATCCTGGAGTAG